From the Sulfitobacter sp. OXR-159 genome, the window TTAAAAAGACGCTCCAGGGCAGCTTCGGAGACTTCACAGTATGTCGCTCAATACCAATGCGGACGTCGCATCTCCGAATGTTGGCGAACTTTCACGATCGGATCAGCCAGGGCCCACCGATTGGACCGCTTATTCATCGGCATATGACCTTCTTTCGATGCATAACCCCGCATATAAGGCGCTTATGCAGGATTTCGCCGCATTTCTTGCAACAATAGAGACGCCGCGGCGGGTCTATGACATTGGCGGCGGTACGGGCAACTATACAGAAATTGCAGCACGCGCCTGTCCTGATAGTGAAATACATCTTGTAGAACCTGATGCGGCGATGATCCGATCCGCGCGGACCAAGCTGTCAGCACATGGCAATATCAACTTTCACAATCTCGCACTGGAAGACGTCAAGGGCACAGATACCTGCGACCTCGTGGTCTGCGTTCATGCTCTTTACGCGATGCCAGAGCAAGTGCAGCGGCTTGATGACCTTCATCGCTTGCTGAGACCAGGCGGCTACCTTTATCTCATTGACCTTGGTCGGCGCATGGACGTCGCGGACTGGCGCAAATATCTGTTTTCAGAGCTTAGAAAGAAGCACGGACTTGCTGGTGCTCTGCGAATTTTCTGGCAAGGGCGTGAGGTG encodes:
- a CDS encoding class I SAM-dependent methyltransferase — encoded protein: MSLNTNADVASPNVGELSRSDQPGPTDWTAYSSAYDLLSMHNPAYKALMQDFAAFLATIETPRRVYDIGGGTGNYTEIAARACPDSEIHLVEPDAAMIRSARTKLSAHGNINFHNLALEDVKGTDTCDLVVCVHALYAMPEQVQRLDDLHRLLRPGGYLYLIDLGRRMDVADWRKYLFSELRKKHGLAGALRIFWQGREVAKQNKAICEAQKSGAYWTHTPGELASATSNAGFEVISQKTVYRGYSDLLVCRAK